In Candidatus Rokuibacteriota bacterium, the DNA window GGAGGAGCTGTCCCGTGAGCTGGAGCGAGGGATCGCCCGCGGTGAAATACGGGATGAGCGCGCGCTCGCCGCGCTTCCGCATCCGGGCAAACGTCTGGGCGATCCGGCTCATCGTCCTTCCGGAGCCTTTGCGCGGGAATCCATCATCCGGCTTTTCAGTCTGTGCCAGAGCGGGTCCTTCTCGAGGATCTTGATTGTCTTCTGGTGTTTGTCGCTCCAGCCGAGCCCCGCGTCTTCAGCATCAATCTGAGTGCGCACGTGACGCATCCACTCGACGGCTTTGAACATTTCAGTCATATTGAACATTTCAGTCATATTCGAGTACCTCCAGCGGGGAGCGAATCTCGATCAGGCCGTATCCTATTCTCTCTTAGCAGATCGCAGCTCGGAATCGCGATCCAGCCCACCGAGGGCCTTGGCGACCACCTGGACATCCTTGTCGCCACGCCCCGAAAGCCCGACGACGATCACTCTGTCGCGGGCGAGCGTCGGGGCCAGCCTCATCATGCAGGCGATCGCGTGGGCGGACTCCAGCGCGGGCATGATCCCTTCGAGGCGGGCGAGGGCCTGAAACCCCTCCAGGGCCTCGGCGTCGGTGACCGTCGCGAACTCGAACCGGCCCGTCTCCTTGTAGTAGCTGTGCTCGGGTCCCACGCCGGGGTAGTCGAGTCCGGCCGAGATCGAGTGGGCGGTTGCGATCTGGCCGTCGTCGTTCTGCAGGAGGTAGCTCATGGCTCCGTGAAGCACCCCGACCGAGCCCGCCGTGAGTGAGGCGCCGTGCTGGCCGCTCGCGAGGCCGTGGCCGCCGGCCTCGACGCCCACGATGCGGACCGTGTCGTCGCCGATGAACGGATAGAAGAGCCCGAGCGAGTTCGACCCGCCCCCGACGCAGGCGACCAGGAGATCGGGGAGCCGCCCCTCGAGGCCCTGGATCTGCCGCCTGACCTCGCGGCCGATGACAGCCTGGAAGTCGCGGACCATCATCGGGTAGGGGTGCGGTCCGGCCGTCGAGCCGATCAGGTAGTAGGTGTGGCGGACGTTGGTGACCCAGTCGCGGATCGCCTCGTTCATGGCGTCCTTCAGCGTCCGGCTCCCCGCATCCACCGGGATCACGGTAGCCCCCAGGAGCCGCATCCTGAAGACGTTGAGCGACTGGCGCTCCATGTCCTCCCGCCCCATGTAGACCTCGCACTCATACCCGAGCAGCGCGGCGACGGTGGCGGTCGCGACCCCGTGCTGACCAGCGCCGGTCTCGGCGATGATCCGGCGCTTGCCCATCCGCTCGGCCAGGAGCCCCTGGCCCAGGACGTTGTTGATCTTGTGGGCCCCGGTGTGGCAGAGGTCCTCCCGCTTGAGGTAGATCTTGGCCCCGCCGCACTCGGCCGTGAGCCGCCGCGCGAAGTAGAGCGGCGTGGGCCGCCCGGCGTAGTCGGCCAGCAGGGCCTTGAGCCGGGCCTTAAAGGCGGGGTCGCGCGCGGCCTCGGCGTAGGCCCGCTCCAGCTCGATGAGCGGGGCCATCAGGGTCTCCGGAACGAAGCGGCCTCCGAACCGGCCGAAGCGACCGTGTTTGTCCGGCAAGCGGAGCACGCGTTTCCCGGCGGCTTTCATCTGGCCCCCTTGGCCTCGGCGACAAACCGACGCACCCTGTCGGGATCCTTCTTGCCCGGATGCCCTTCCACCCCGGAGTTCACGTCCACCGCATACGGCCGGACGATGGCCACGGCCCGCGCCACGTTCTCGGGGGTGAGCCCGCCGGACAGGATCAGACTGGGACGACCCCTCTCCAGCATCCGGGCCAGCAGCGTTCGGGCCAGCCGCCACTCGATCGGCTCGCGCGGCTCGCCCTCGCTCCACCGTAGCGCCGTGTCGAGGAGCACGGCGGCGGCGACCGCGGAATACCGCCACACCTGGGCCAGGTCGCCGATCCGGTACTCGGGTAGGCCCTCGATCGTCGTGGCCGGCGGGAGCTTCACGGTCTTGATGACCGGCAGGTCGTAGCCCGCCACGTCCTCCGGTGTCTCGTCCCCGTGGAACTGCAGTGCCCGGAGCCCGCAGGACTCGGCCACCGCCTTCACGTGCCCCCGCGCGTGCTCCCAGAAGACGCCGACCGGGGTGACGAAGGGCGGCAGCCGGCGGATGATGGGAGCCACGTGCTCCGGCGTGACGAACCGGGGAGTGTTCTCGACGAAGATGAAGCCGAGCGCGTCGGCCCCGGCCTCCACCGCGAGCTTGGCGTCCTCCTGGTTCGTGATTCCGCAGATCTTGACCTTAACCATGCAGAACTCGGGCGGCCGAGGGGAACGCCCCTTCCGCTCCAACCTCCTCGCCTCGACGGGCTCGGCTCGCTCGGACACC includes these proteins:
- a CDS encoding phosphoribosylanthranilate isomerase; translated protein: MVKVKICGITNQEDAKLAVEAGADALGFIFVENTPRFVTPEHVAPIIRRLPPFVTPVGVFWEHARGHVKAVAESCGLRALQFHGDETPEDVAGYDLPVIKTVKLPPATTIEGLPEYRIGDLAQVWRYSAVAAAVLLDTALRWSEGEPREPIEWRLARTLLARMLERGRPSLILSGGLTPENVARAVAIVRPYAVDVNSGVEGHPGKKDPDRVRRFVAEAKGAR
- the trpB gene encoding tryptophan synthase subunit beta, yielding MKAAGKRVLRLPDKHGRFGRFGGRFVPETLMAPLIELERAYAEAARDPAFKARLKALLADYAGRPTPLYFARRLTAECGGAKIYLKREDLCHTGAHKINNVLGQGLLAERMGKRRIIAETGAGQHGVATATVAALLGYECEVYMGREDMERQSLNVFRMRLLGATVIPVDAGSRTLKDAMNEAIRDWVTNVRHTYYLIGSTAGPHPYPMMVRDFQAVIGREVRRQIQGLEGRLPDLLVACVGGGSNSLGLFYPFIGDDTVRIVGVEAGGHGLASGQHGASLTAGSVGVLHGAMSYLLQNDDGQIATAHSISAGLDYPGVGPEHSYYKETGRFEFATVTDAEALEGFQALARLEGIMPALESAHAIACMMRLAPTLARDRVIVVGLSGRGDKDVQVVAKALGGLDRDSELRSAKRE